One Serpentinicella alkaliphila DNA segment encodes these proteins:
- a CDS encoding NAD-dependent epimerase/dehydratase family protein — protein MEKKHYLVTGGSGFLGINLIRYLLDKGHTITSLDIKDFNYQEKNRIKEIKGDIRDKKIVDKAMENIDIVVHSAAALPLYTKDEIFSTDVDGTRNILESALKHKVERVVHISSTAVYGIPDHHPLLEDDKLVGVGPYGEAKILAEEVCLEYRERGMCVPIIRPKSFIGPERLGVFALFYDWAKDGKGFPMIGSGRNRYQFLDVEDLCNAIYLTATLDKEIVNDTFNIGAKEFTTMKEDYQVVLDYAGYGKRIKPFPAAPMIVTLRLLERLNLSPLYKWVYETASKDSFVSIEKAEKILGFKTKYSNKDALIRNYKWYIENLENFENQSGVSHRVPWKQGILKLAKIFF, from the coding sequence ATGGAGAAGAAACATTACTTAGTAACAGGTGGCTCGGGATTTCTAGGTATCAACTTAATTAGATACCTTTTAGATAAAGGACATACAATAACTTCTTTAGACATAAAGGATTTTAATTATCAAGAGAAAAATAGAATAAAAGAAATAAAGGGGGATATTAGAGATAAAAAAATAGTTGATAAGGCTATGGAAAATATAGATATAGTTGTCCATTCAGCAGCAGCCCTACCTCTATATACAAAGGATGAGATATTTTCAACGGATGTGGACGGTACTAGAAATATTTTAGAATCCGCATTAAAACATAAAGTTGAAAGAGTAGTACATATTTCATCCACAGCTGTATATGGAATTCCAGATCATCATCCGCTATTAGAGGATGATAAATTAGTAGGTGTTGGACCATACGGTGAAGCTAAAATATTAGCAGAAGAGGTTTGTTTAGAATATAGGGAAAGAGGGATGTGTGTTCCAATTATTAGACCTAAGTCCTTTATAGGTCCTGAACGTCTAGGTGTTTTTGCACTATTTTATGATTGGGCAAAGGATGGAAAAGGCTTCCCAATGATAGGTAGTGGAAGAAATAGATATCAATTTTTAGATGTTGAGGATCTATGTAATGCAATCTACTTAACTGCTACATTAGATAAGGAAATTGTAAATGATACATTTAATATAGGGGCTAAAGAATTTACAACAATGAAAGAGGATTATCAGGTAGTATTAGATTATGCAGGCTATGGAAAAAGAATTAAGCCTTTTCCAGCTGCTCCTATGATAGTTACTCTGAGATTGCTAGAAAGACTTAATCTATCACCCCTATATAAATGGGTATACGAAACCGCTTCAAAGGATTCATTCGTATCTATAGAAAAAGCAGAAAAAATACTAGGATTTAAAACTAAATACTCTAATAAGGATGCTTTAATTAGAAACTATAAATGGTATATAGAAAATCTAGAAAACTTTGAAAACCAATCAGGCGTATCCCACAGAGTACCCTGGAAACAAGGGATATTAAAGCTGGCCAAAATATTTTTTTAA
- a CDS encoding DUF368 domain-containing protein — MEKIVDEALELNEHQLQLFIKGIILGIGMTLPGISGGTILLLFGMHERILSGIFKIPIKSYISLGTGTLIGGFTGVYLLSYLFEFHKSATSSFILGCIVMSIPFILKRSTGFSKRNNLILVIGVILAYIIMYMPTLKNVGSITIGQTFIAGFISSIAMMIPGISGSSILVVLGIYEEILLVVRELRFVSISVFVIGAGFGLITISQVLKTLFAKFQSEILFFFSGLILGSSKILFPEQLSIISIITFIAGVGIVYKCGNYR; from the coding sequence ATGGAAAAGATAGTAGATGAAGCTTTAGAGCTTAATGAACATCAACTCCAATTATTTATTAAGGGAATAATACTTGGTATAGGAATGACTCTTCCCGGCATAAGTGGGGGAACAATATTGCTGTTATTTGGTATGCACGAACGTATATTAAGTGGAATATTTAAAATCCCTATAAAGTCATACATATCTCTGGGGACAGGTACCCTAATAGGTGGTTTTACAGGCGTATATTTGCTCTCATATTTATTTGAGTTTCATAAAAGTGCTACCTCATCATTTATTTTAGGCTGCATTGTTATGTCAATCCCCTTTATTCTTAAAAGAAGTACAGGATTTTCAAAAAGAAATAACCTTATACTTGTTATCGGAGTAATTTTAGCATATATCATAATGTACATGCCAACTCTAAAAAATGTGGGAAGCATTACAATAGGACAAACCTTTATAGCAGGATTTATATCTAGTATAGCTATGATGATACCAGGAATTTCTGGGAGCTCTATTTTGGTTGTTTTAGGTATTTATGAAGAAATTCTATTAGTTGTAAGAGAGCTTAGGTTCGTAAGCATATCTGTTTTTGTAATTGGAGCAGGGTTTGGACTAATCACAATAAGTCAGGTGTTAAAAACCTTATTTGCTAAATTTCAATCTGAAATTTTGTTCTTTTTTTCAGGCCTTATTTTAGGGTCATCAAAAATCCTTTTTCCTGAACAGTTATCTATAATTTCAATTATTACTTTTATAGCAGGCGTAGGGATTGTATATAAGTGTGGGAACTATCGCTAA
- a CDS encoding polysaccharide biosynthesis protein, with amino-acid sequence MKKKVMIGLLMGIDAILINIAYILAFYIRFDGQFNGRVAGPYFQLYIDNLITVTMIKVGLLFVFGLYRNLWKYASIQELFQIVISSFGANTAVVAYMVLMQYKLPRSIYILAFILDVILIGCVRIGYRVYSNAKEHMFKAKDSDIKRVLVIGAGQAGALIIKELKNHENLKSKAVAVIDDDDSKLGSRINGVPILGDRYHIRKIVDKKKIDEIIIAIPSAPKRIIREIVEECSKTKCSLKIVPGIYEIIDGNVSIKHVRDVEIEDLLGREAVQVDLEDISDYLSGKVVLITGGGGSIGSELCRQISGFRPKKLLILDIYENNAYDIQNELIRMFPELDLEVLIASIRDRKRIEEIFAVYKPEVVFHAAAHKHVPLMEKNPQEAIKNNVFGTLNVAECAHDFGVKRFVLISTDKAVNPTNVMGATKRVAEMIVQSLNKTSKTEFVAVRFGNVLGSNGSVIPLFRKQIKEGGPVTVTHEEVTRYFMTIPEAVQLVIQAGSMAKGGEIFVLDMGEPVKIIDLARNLIRLSGFEPDEDIEVKVVGLRPGEKLYEELLLEEEGLVTTKHDKIFVANPIFTDLKLLQRELAILQTLLVNEQSDIKEYMTRIVPTYEIRKA; translated from the coding sequence ATGAAGAAAAAGGTAATGATAGGGTTATTGATGGGAATAGATGCTATTTTAATTAATATAGCATATATTCTAGCATTTTACATACGATTTGATGGACAGTTTAATGGAAGGGTAGCAGGTCCCTACTTTCAGTTATATATTGATAATTTAATTACTGTAACTATGATAAAAGTGGGCCTTTTATTTGTATTTGGCTTATATAGAAATCTATGGAAATACGCGAGTATACAGGAGTTATTTCAAATAGTTATATCATCTTTTGGGGCAAATACGGCAGTAGTAGCATATATGGTTTTAATGCAATATAAATTGCCTCGTAGTATTTACATACTTGCCTTTATTTTAGATGTTATCCTTATAGGTTGTGTTCGAATAGGCTATAGGGTATATTCTAATGCAAAGGAGCATATGTTTAAGGCAAAAGACTCGGATATAAAAAGAGTATTGGTAATTGGAGCAGGGCAAGCTGGGGCTTTAATAATTAAAGAATTAAAGAATCATGAGAATTTAAAAAGTAAGGCCGTGGCAGTTATAGATGATGATGATTCAAAATTAGGTAGTAGAATTAATGGGGTACCAATCCTTGGGGACAGATATCATATAAGAAAGATTGTAGATAAAAAGAAAATAGATGAAATAATTATAGCTATTCCTTCTGCTCCGAAAAGAATAATTAGAGAGATTGTTGAGGAATGCAGTAAAACTAAGTGTAGCTTAAAGATAGTTCCTGGGATTTATGAAATAATCGATGGAAATGTAAGTATTAAGCATGTAAGGGATGTAGAGATAGAGGATTTGCTAGGTAGAGAGGCAGTACAGGTGGATCTAGAGGATATAAGTGACTATTTGTCCGGTAAAGTTGTTTTAATAACTGGGGGCGGTGGGTCAATTGGTTCAGAGCTTTGTAGGCAAATAAGTGGTTTCAGGCCTAAGAAACTTTTAATTCTAGATATTTATGAAAATAATGCTTATGATATACAGAATGAACTCATTAGGATGTTCCCTGAATTGGACCTAGAAGTGTTAATAGCATCAATAAGGGACAGGAAAAGAATTGAGGAAATATTTGCAGTATATAAACCGGAGGTTGTATTCCATGCTGCAGCTCATAAACATGTACCATTAATGGAGAAAAATCCTCAAGAGGCAATAAAAAACAATGTTTTTGGAACTCTAAATGTTGCAGAATGTGCCCATGATTTTGGAGTAAAGAGGTTTGTACTAATTTCTACGGATAAGGCCGTTAACCCAACAAATGTAATGGGAGCAACTAAAAGGGTTGCAGAGATGATAGTACAGTCCCTAAATAAAACAAGTAAAACTGAATTTGTTGCTGTAAGGTTTGGAAATGTTTTAGGAAGTAATGGTAGTGTCATCCCCTTGTTTAGAAAACAAATTAAAGAAGGAGGACCGGTAACTGTAACCCATGAAGAGGTTACCAGATACTTTATGACCATACCGGAGGCAGTCCAGTTAGTAATTCAGGCGGGATCCATGGCTAAAGGTGGAGAGATATTTGTACTTGATATGGGTGAGCCTGTAAAGATTATTGATTTAGCAAGAAATCTAATAAGATTATCCGGATTTGAGCCTGATGAAGATATAGAAGTAAAGGTTGTTGGTTTGAGGCCTGGAGAAAAGCTCTACGAAGAACTTTTATTAGAGGAAGAAGGGCTTGTTACAACTAAGCATGATAAAATCTTTGTGGCAAATCCAATTTTCACAGACCTTAAATTACTACAAAGAGAATTAGCCATACTACAGACACTTCTCGTTAATGAACAAAGTGATATTAAGGAGTATATGACTAGAATAGTTCCTACATATGAGATCAGGAAGGCTTAG